The proteins below come from a single Triticum aestivum cultivar Chinese Spring chromosome 5D, IWGSC CS RefSeq v2.1, whole genome shotgun sequence genomic window:
- the LOC123123153 gene encoding casein kinase 1-like protein HD16 isoform X2 has translation MSEAATVLPSMRDPGDGPEPPGTVPARPDLDLNKSAGDDEGGGGAADRSRRGGESAADGTSQSAHGDAAMTRLPGRIGNAAPRGRRGGAAQGRGMRFRATGDAHTDQEQPRGDLPEGVAGRQATGAGDHGLNKEPANLGIDRGAADRFASEAMITPQAERAVNCSAIDRSESPASQPRGNDPPEIIAKDEATAMLPVPERVEVGNSPIYITGRKLGKGSSGKVYVGRRLGMPSGGYKGRNAIEVALKFVHRRSREGSCDPPYEWQVYQALNGCYGIPSIHYKGCQGDYYILVMDLLGPSLWDVWHSAGQEMSVLKVACIAIDAISILEKIHSKGFIHGDVKPENFLLGQPGSAQEKKLFLINFGLASNWKWKRGSSSMHVQYDQRPDIFRGTISYASVHAHLGRTGSRRGDLESLAYTLIFLLRGSLPWQGYQGDNNSFLVCKKKMEISPEVLCSFCPAPFKHFLELVTTMKFDEEPNYQKLVSLFDDLIVGPASRPIRIAGDLEVGHKRGRIAANLEEDEQPMEKVRLGSPATQWISIYSARQNMKQRYHYNIADSRLPHHIQNGYEDGVFISCIASSKNVWALIMDAGTGFSSQVFDLSQNFLQKDWIMEQWEKNFYITAIAGATNGSSLVVMSKGTPYTQQSYKVSESFPYKWINKKWKEGFHVTCMGTAGNRWGVVTSRNTDYSYQVVEIDFVYPSEGIHQQYGAGYRITSCAATPDQAAFIMSITKESRTIPVDETFLTSDFPSKATKRHIHSYAMSSWFACVNLTSGRQTLRNNGRRTYTSPRSAMGELRVDGCVGPSSKAN, from the exons ATGTCCGAGGCGGCCACCGTCCTTCCGTCCATGCGCGACCCCGGCGACGGCCCCGAGCCGCCTGGCACGGTTCCCGCCCGGCCCGACCTTGATTTGAACAAGTCAGCTGGcgacgacgagggcggcggcggggctgccgATCGCTCGAGACGGGGCGGTGAAAGCGCCGCCGACGGAACTTCACAGTCTGCACATGGCGATGCCGCCATGACGCGGCTGCCTGGAAGG ATTGGCAATGCGGCTCCACGGGGGAGACGTGGTGGCGCTGCCCAAGGAAGAGGAATGAGGTTCAGGGCTACTGGTGATGCGCATACCGATCAGGAGCAGCCTCGCGGGGACCTCCCTGAAGGCGTCGCTGGACGACAGGCTACCGGTGCAGGTGACCACGGTCTGAACAAGGAACCTGCAAATTTGGGAATAGATCGCGGAGCGGCCGATAGATTTGCGAGTGAAGCCATGATAACGCCACAGGCTGAGAGG GCTGTTAATTGTTCTGCCATTGACCGAAGTGAAAGCCCAGCTTCGCAGCCTAGAGGAAATGATCCCCCAGAAATTATCGCCAAAGACGAAGCCACGGCAATGCTGCCAGTGCCAGAGAGG GTTGAAGTAGGTAACTCCCCAATATATATAACTGGTAGGAAGTTGGGTAAAGGTAGCTCTGGCAAGGTCTATGTTGGCAGACGATTAGGTATGCCCAGTGGAGGGTACAAGGGTCGGAATGCAATTGAG GTTGCACTGAAATTTGTGCATCGGAGAAGCAGGGAAGGTAGCTGTGACCCCCCATATGAGTGGCAAGTTTATCA GGCTCTCAATGGTTGTTATGGCATACCGTCGATACACTACAAGGGTTGCCAAGGAGACTACTACATTCTT GTAATGGATCTGCTTGGTCCTAGCCTCTGGGATGTTTGGCATTCAGCAGGACAGGA GATGTCAGTTCTAAAGGTTGCTTGTATTGCCATCGACGCCATATCAATTCTTGAGAAGATTCACTCCAAAGG CTTTATACATGGTGATGTAAAACCTGAAAACTTTTTGCTTGGTCAGCCTGGATCCGCTCAAGAAAAGAAGCTTTTTCTCATTAATTTTGGTTTAG CATCTAACTGGAAATGGAAAAGAGGATCATCCAGTATGCATGTTCAGTATGATCAGAGGCCAGACATATTTAG GGGAACAATTAGCTATGCTAGCGTCCATGCCCATTTAGGTCGTACGGGCAGTAGGAGGGGTGATTTGGAGTCACTGGCATACACCCTTATATTTTTATTACGAGGAAGCTTGCCATGGCAAGGCTATCAG GGAGATAACAATAGCTTTCTTGTTTGTAAGAAGAAAATGGAGATTTCACCAGAGGTGCTGTGTAGCTTCTGTCCAGCCCCATtcaaacattttcttgagttggttACTACTATGAAATTTGATGAAGAGCCAAACTACCAAAAACTTGTTTCTCTCTTTGATGATTTGATTGTCGGACCTGCTTCAAGACCCATCAGGATCGCTGGAGATCTAGAG GTTGGACATAAACGTGGAAGAATTGCTGCAAATCTTGAAGAAGATGAACAGCCTATGGAAAAAGTTCGGTTGGGGAGCCCTGCAACTCAATGGATTTCGATTTATAGTGCTAGGCAGAACATGAAGCAGCG ATACCACTATAATATAGCTGATTCAAGGCTGCCTCATCACATACAAAATGGTTATGAAGATGGCGTGTTCATTAGTTGTATAGCTTCTTCAAAAAATGTGTGGGCTCTTATCATGGATGCTGGGACCGGCTTTTCTTCTCAAGTTTTCGATCTTTCACAAAATTTCCTACAGAAG GATTGGATTATGGAGCAGTGGGAGAAGAACTTCTACATAACTGCAATAGCTGGAGCAACCAATGGAAGCTCATTGGTTGTGATGTCCAAAG GGACTCCGTACACACAGCAGTCATACAAAGTCAGTGAGTCTTTTCCTTATAAGTGGATTAATAAAAAGTGGAAAGAAGGATTTCATGTAACATGTATGGGTACTGCTGGGAACCGTTGGGGTGTTGTCACGTCGAGGAACACAGACTACTCCTACCAG GTTGTTGAGATAGATTTTGTGTATCCAAGTGAAGGGATCCATCAGCAATACGGCGCCGGTTACAGAATAACCTCATGTGCAGCCACGCCCGACCAAGCCGCTTTTATCATGAGCATAACCAAGGAGTCCAGGACGATACCAGTGGACGAAACTTTTCTAACTTCTGATTTCCCCAGCAAGGCTACAAAG CGCCACATTCATAGTTATGCTATGTCATCTTGGTTCGCATGCGTGAACCTAACCTCGGGACGCCAAACTCTCAGGAACAATGGGCGAAGGACCTATACATCACCTCGATCTGCCATGGGCGAACTGCGTGTTGACGGCTGCGTTGGACCTTCAAGCAAGGCGAATTAA
- the LOC123123153 gene encoding casein kinase 1-like protein HD16 isoform X1: MSEAATVLPSMRDPGDGPEPPGTVPARPDLDLNKSAGDDEGGGGAADRSRRGGESAADGTSQSAHGDAAMTRLPGRIGNAAPRGRRGGAAQGRGMRFRATGDAHTDQEQPRGDLPEGVAGRQATGAGDHGLNKEPANLGIDRGAADRFASEAMITPQAERAVNCSAIDRSESPASQPRGNDPPEIIAKDEATAMLPVPERVEVGNSPIYITGRKLGKGSSGKVYVGRRLGMPSGGYKGRNAIEVALKFVHRRSREGSCDPPYEWQVYHRALNGCYGIPSIHYKGCQGDYYILVMDLLGPSLWDVWHSAGQEMSVLKVACIAIDAISILEKIHSKGFIHGDVKPENFLLGQPGSAQEKKLFLINFGLASNWKWKRGSSSMHVQYDQRPDIFRGTISYASVHAHLGRTGSRRGDLESLAYTLIFLLRGSLPWQGYQGDNNSFLVCKKKMEISPEVLCSFCPAPFKHFLELVTTMKFDEEPNYQKLVSLFDDLIVGPASRPIRIAGDLEVGHKRGRIAANLEEDEQPMEKVRLGSPATQWISIYSARQNMKQRYHYNIADSRLPHHIQNGYEDGVFISCIASSKNVWALIMDAGTGFSSQVFDLSQNFLQKDWIMEQWEKNFYITAIAGATNGSSLVVMSKGTPYTQQSYKVSESFPYKWINKKWKEGFHVTCMGTAGNRWGVVTSRNTDYSYQVVEIDFVYPSEGIHQQYGAGYRITSCAATPDQAAFIMSITKESRTIPVDETFLTSDFPSKATKRHIHSYAMSSWFACVNLTSGRQTLRNNGRRTYTSPRSAMGELRVDGCVGPSSKAN, translated from the exons ATGTCCGAGGCGGCCACCGTCCTTCCGTCCATGCGCGACCCCGGCGACGGCCCCGAGCCGCCTGGCACGGTTCCCGCCCGGCCCGACCTTGATTTGAACAAGTCAGCTGGcgacgacgagggcggcggcggggctgccgATCGCTCGAGACGGGGCGGTGAAAGCGCCGCCGACGGAACTTCACAGTCTGCACATGGCGATGCCGCCATGACGCGGCTGCCTGGAAGG ATTGGCAATGCGGCTCCACGGGGGAGACGTGGTGGCGCTGCCCAAGGAAGAGGAATGAGGTTCAGGGCTACTGGTGATGCGCATACCGATCAGGAGCAGCCTCGCGGGGACCTCCCTGAAGGCGTCGCTGGACGACAGGCTACCGGTGCAGGTGACCACGGTCTGAACAAGGAACCTGCAAATTTGGGAATAGATCGCGGAGCGGCCGATAGATTTGCGAGTGAAGCCATGATAACGCCACAGGCTGAGAGG GCTGTTAATTGTTCTGCCATTGACCGAAGTGAAAGCCCAGCTTCGCAGCCTAGAGGAAATGATCCCCCAGAAATTATCGCCAAAGACGAAGCCACGGCAATGCTGCCAGTGCCAGAGAGG GTTGAAGTAGGTAACTCCCCAATATATATAACTGGTAGGAAGTTGGGTAAAGGTAGCTCTGGCAAGGTCTATGTTGGCAGACGATTAGGTATGCCCAGTGGAGGGTACAAGGGTCGGAATGCAATTGAG GTTGCACTGAAATTTGTGCATCGGAGAAGCAGGGAAGGTAGCTGTGACCCCCCATATGAGTGGCAAGTTTATCA CAGGGCTCTCAATGGTTGTTATGGCATACCGTCGATACACTACAAGGGTTGCCAAGGAGACTACTACATTCTT GTAATGGATCTGCTTGGTCCTAGCCTCTGGGATGTTTGGCATTCAGCAGGACAGGA GATGTCAGTTCTAAAGGTTGCTTGTATTGCCATCGACGCCATATCAATTCTTGAGAAGATTCACTCCAAAGG CTTTATACATGGTGATGTAAAACCTGAAAACTTTTTGCTTGGTCAGCCTGGATCCGCTCAAGAAAAGAAGCTTTTTCTCATTAATTTTGGTTTAG CATCTAACTGGAAATGGAAAAGAGGATCATCCAGTATGCATGTTCAGTATGATCAGAGGCCAGACATATTTAG GGGAACAATTAGCTATGCTAGCGTCCATGCCCATTTAGGTCGTACGGGCAGTAGGAGGGGTGATTTGGAGTCACTGGCATACACCCTTATATTTTTATTACGAGGAAGCTTGCCATGGCAAGGCTATCAG GGAGATAACAATAGCTTTCTTGTTTGTAAGAAGAAAATGGAGATTTCACCAGAGGTGCTGTGTAGCTTCTGTCCAGCCCCATtcaaacattttcttgagttggttACTACTATGAAATTTGATGAAGAGCCAAACTACCAAAAACTTGTTTCTCTCTTTGATGATTTGATTGTCGGACCTGCTTCAAGACCCATCAGGATCGCTGGAGATCTAGAG GTTGGACATAAACGTGGAAGAATTGCTGCAAATCTTGAAGAAGATGAACAGCCTATGGAAAAAGTTCGGTTGGGGAGCCCTGCAACTCAATGGATTTCGATTTATAGTGCTAGGCAGAACATGAAGCAGCG ATACCACTATAATATAGCTGATTCAAGGCTGCCTCATCACATACAAAATGGTTATGAAGATGGCGTGTTCATTAGTTGTATAGCTTCTTCAAAAAATGTGTGGGCTCTTATCATGGATGCTGGGACCGGCTTTTCTTCTCAAGTTTTCGATCTTTCACAAAATTTCCTACAGAAG GATTGGATTATGGAGCAGTGGGAGAAGAACTTCTACATAACTGCAATAGCTGGAGCAACCAATGGAAGCTCATTGGTTGTGATGTCCAAAG GGACTCCGTACACACAGCAGTCATACAAAGTCAGTGAGTCTTTTCCTTATAAGTGGATTAATAAAAAGTGGAAAGAAGGATTTCATGTAACATGTATGGGTACTGCTGGGAACCGTTGGGGTGTTGTCACGTCGAGGAACACAGACTACTCCTACCAG GTTGTTGAGATAGATTTTGTGTATCCAAGTGAAGGGATCCATCAGCAATACGGCGCCGGTTACAGAATAACCTCATGTGCAGCCACGCCCGACCAAGCCGCTTTTATCATGAGCATAACCAAGGAGTCCAGGACGATACCAGTGGACGAAACTTTTCTAACTTCTGATTTCCCCAGCAAGGCTACAAAG CGCCACATTCATAGTTATGCTATGTCATCTTGGTTCGCATGCGTGAACCTAACCTCGGGACGCCAAACTCTCAGGAACAATGGGCGAAGGACCTATACATCACCTCGATCTGCCATGGGCGAACTGCGTGTTGACGGCTGCGTTGGACCTTCAAGCAAGGCGAATTAA
- the LOC123123153 gene encoding casein kinase 1-like protein HD16 isoform X3, protein MSEAATVLPSMRDPGDGPEPPGTVPARPDLDLNKSAGDDEGGGGAADRSRRGGESAADGTSQSAHGDAAMTRLPGRIGNAAPRGRRGGAAQGRGMRFRATGDAHTDQEQPRGDLPEGVAGRQATGAGDHGLNKEPANLGIDRGAADRFASEAMITPQAERAVNCSAIDRSESPASQPRGNDPPEIIAKDEATAMLPVPERVEVGNSPIYITGRKLGKGSSGKVYVGRRLGMPSGGYKGRNAIEVALKFVHRRSREGSCDPPYEWQVYHRALNGCYGIPSIHYKGCQGDYYILVMDLLGPSLWDVWHSAGQEMSVLKVACIAIDAISILEKIHSKGFIHGDVKPENFLLGQPGSAQEKKLFLINFGLASNWKWKRGSSSMHVQYDQRPDIFRGTISYASVHAHLGRTGSRRGDLESLAYTLIFLLRGSLPWQGYQGDNNSFLVCKKKMEISPEVLCSFCPAPFKHFLELVTTMKFDEEPNYQKLVSLFDDLIVGPASRPIRIAGDLEVGHKRGRIAANLEEDEQPMEKVRLGSPATQWISIYSARQNMKQRYHYNIADSRLPHHIQNGYEDGVFISCIASSKNVWALIMDAGTGFSSQVFDLSQNFLQKDWIMEQWEKNFYITAIAGATNGSSLVVMSKGTPYTQQSYKVSESFPYKWINKKWKEGFHVTCMGTAGNRWGVVTSRNTDYSYQVVEIDFVYPSEGIHQQYGAGYRITSCAATPDQAAFIMSITKESRTIPVDETFLTSDFPSKATKEQWAKDLYITSICHGRTAC, encoded by the exons ATGTCCGAGGCGGCCACCGTCCTTCCGTCCATGCGCGACCCCGGCGACGGCCCCGAGCCGCCTGGCACGGTTCCCGCCCGGCCCGACCTTGATTTGAACAAGTCAGCTGGcgacgacgagggcggcggcggggctgccgATCGCTCGAGACGGGGCGGTGAAAGCGCCGCCGACGGAACTTCACAGTCTGCACATGGCGATGCCGCCATGACGCGGCTGCCTGGAAGG ATTGGCAATGCGGCTCCACGGGGGAGACGTGGTGGCGCTGCCCAAGGAAGAGGAATGAGGTTCAGGGCTACTGGTGATGCGCATACCGATCAGGAGCAGCCTCGCGGGGACCTCCCTGAAGGCGTCGCTGGACGACAGGCTACCGGTGCAGGTGACCACGGTCTGAACAAGGAACCTGCAAATTTGGGAATAGATCGCGGAGCGGCCGATAGATTTGCGAGTGAAGCCATGATAACGCCACAGGCTGAGAGG GCTGTTAATTGTTCTGCCATTGACCGAAGTGAAAGCCCAGCTTCGCAGCCTAGAGGAAATGATCCCCCAGAAATTATCGCCAAAGACGAAGCCACGGCAATGCTGCCAGTGCCAGAGAGG GTTGAAGTAGGTAACTCCCCAATATATATAACTGGTAGGAAGTTGGGTAAAGGTAGCTCTGGCAAGGTCTATGTTGGCAGACGATTAGGTATGCCCAGTGGAGGGTACAAGGGTCGGAATGCAATTGAG GTTGCACTGAAATTTGTGCATCGGAGAAGCAGGGAAGGTAGCTGTGACCCCCCATATGAGTGGCAAGTTTATCA CAGGGCTCTCAATGGTTGTTATGGCATACCGTCGATACACTACAAGGGTTGCCAAGGAGACTACTACATTCTT GTAATGGATCTGCTTGGTCCTAGCCTCTGGGATGTTTGGCATTCAGCAGGACAGGA GATGTCAGTTCTAAAGGTTGCTTGTATTGCCATCGACGCCATATCAATTCTTGAGAAGATTCACTCCAAAGG CTTTATACATGGTGATGTAAAACCTGAAAACTTTTTGCTTGGTCAGCCTGGATCCGCTCAAGAAAAGAAGCTTTTTCTCATTAATTTTGGTTTAG CATCTAACTGGAAATGGAAAAGAGGATCATCCAGTATGCATGTTCAGTATGATCAGAGGCCAGACATATTTAG GGGAACAATTAGCTATGCTAGCGTCCATGCCCATTTAGGTCGTACGGGCAGTAGGAGGGGTGATTTGGAGTCACTGGCATACACCCTTATATTTTTATTACGAGGAAGCTTGCCATGGCAAGGCTATCAG GGAGATAACAATAGCTTTCTTGTTTGTAAGAAGAAAATGGAGATTTCACCAGAGGTGCTGTGTAGCTTCTGTCCAGCCCCATtcaaacattttcttgagttggttACTACTATGAAATTTGATGAAGAGCCAAACTACCAAAAACTTGTTTCTCTCTTTGATGATTTGATTGTCGGACCTGCTTCAAGACCCATCAGGATCGCTGGAGATCTAGAG GTTGGACATAAACGTGGAAGAATTGCTGCAAATCTTGAAGAAGATGAACAGCCTATGGAAAAAGTTCGGTTGGGGAGCCCTGCAACTCAATGGATTTCGATTTATAGTGCTAGGCAGAACATGAAGCAGCG ATACCACTATAATATAGCTGATTCAAGGCTGCCTCATCACATACAAAATGGTTATGAAGATGGCGTGTTCATTAGTTGTATAGCTTCTTCAAAAAATGTGTGGGCTCTTATCATGGATGCTGGGACCGGCTTTTCTTCTCAAGTTTTCGATCTTTCACAAAATTTCCTACAGAAG GATTGGATTATGGAGCAGTGGGAGAAGAACTTCTACATAACTGCAATAGCTGGAGCAACCAATGGAAGCTCATTGGTTGTGATGTCCAAAG GGACTCCGTACACACAGCAGTCATACAAAGTCAGTGAGTCTTTTCCTTATAAGTGGATTAATAAAAAGTGGAAAGAAGGATTTCATGTAACATGTATGGGTACTGCTGGGAACCGTTGGGGTGTTGTCACGTCGAGGAACACAGACTACTCCTACCAG GTTGTTGAGATAGATTTTGTGTATCCAAGTGAAGGGATCCATCAGCAATACGGCGCCGGTTACAGAATAACCTCATGTGCAGCCACGCCCGACCAAGCCGCTTTTATCATGAGCATAACCAAGGAGTCCAGGACGATACCAGTGGACGAAACTTTTCTAACTTCTGATTTCCCCAGCAAGGCTACAAAG GAACAATGGGCGAAGGACCTATACATCACCTCGATCTGCCATGGGCGAACTGCGTGTTGA
- the LOC123123153 gene encoding casein kinase 1-like protein HD16 isoform X4, translating to MSEAATVLPSMRDPGDGPEPPGTVPARPDLDLNKSAGDDEGGGGAADRSRRGGESAADGTSQSAHGDAAMTRLPGRIGNAAPRGRRGGAAQGRGMRFRATGDAHTDQEQPRGDLPEGVAGRQATGAGDHGLNKEPANLGIDRGAADRFASEAMITPQAERAVNCSAIDRSESPASQPRGNDPPEIIAKDEATAMLPVPERVEVGNSPIYITGRKLGKGSSGKVYVGRRLGMPSGGYKGRNAIEVALKFVHRRSREGSCDPPYEWQVYQALNGCYGIPSIHYKGCQGDYYILVMDLLGPSLWDVWHSAGQEMSVLKVACIAIDAISILEKIHSKGFIHGDVKPENFLLGQPGSAQEKKLFLINFGLASNWKWKRGSSSMHVQYDQRPDIFRGTISYASVHAHLGRTGSRRGDLESLAYTLIFLLRGSLPWQGYQGDNNSFLVCKKKMEISPEVLCSFCPAPFKHFLELVTTMKFDEEPNYQKLVSLFDDLIVGPASRPIRIAGDLEVGHKRGRIAANLEEDEQPMEKVRLGSPATQWISIYSARQNMKQRYHYNIADSRLPHHIQNGYEDGVFISCIASSKNVWALIMDAGTGFSSQVFDLSQNFLQKDWIMEQWEKNFYITAIAGATNGSSLVVMSKGTPYTQQSYKVSESFPYKWINKKWKEGFHVTCMGTAGNRWGVVTSRNTDYSYQVVEIDFVYPSEGIHQQYGAGYRITSCAATPDQAAFIMSITKESRTIPVDETFLTSDFPSKATKEQWAKDLYITSICHGRTAC from the exons ATGTCCGAGGCGGCCACCGTCCTTCCGTCCATGCGCGACCCCGGCGACGGCCCCGAGCCGCCTGGCACGGTTCCCGCCCGGCCCGACCTTGATTTGAACAAGTCAGCTGGcgacgacgagggcggcggcggggctgccgATCGCTCGAGACGGGGCGGTGAAAGCGCCGCCGACGGAACTTCACAGTCTGCACATGGCGATGCCGCCATGACGCGGCTGCCTGGAAGG ATTGGCAATGCGGCTCCACGGGGGAGACGTGGTGGCGCTGCCCAAGGAAGAGGAATGAGGTTCAGGGCTACTGGTGATGCGCATACCGATCAGGAGCAGCCTCGCGGGGACCTCCCTGAAGGCGTCGCTGGACGACAGGCTACCGGTGCAGGTGACCACGGTCTGAACAAGGAACCTGCAAATTTGGGAATAGATCGCGGAGCGGCCGATAGATTTGCGAGTGAAGCCATGATAACGCCACAGGCTGAGAGG GCTGTTAATTGTTCTGCCATTGACCGAAGTGAAAGCCCAGCTTCGCAGCCTAGAGGAAATGATCCCCCAGAAATTATCGCCAAAGACGAAGCCACGGCAATGCTGCCAGTGCCAGAGAGG GTTGAAGTAGGTAACTCCCCAATATATATAACTGGTAGGAAGTTGGGTAAAGGTAGCTCTGGCAAGGTCTATGTTGGCAGACGATTAGGTATGCCCAGTGGAGGGTACAAGGGTCGGAATGCAATTGAG GTTGCACTGAAATTTGTGCATCGGAGAAGCAGGGAAGGTAGCTGTGACCCCCCATATGAGTGGCAAGTTTATCA GGCTCTCAATGGTTGTTATGGCATACCGTCGATACACTACAAGGGTTGCCAAGGAGACTACTACATTCTT GTAATGGATCTGCTTGGTCCTAGCCTCTGGGATGTTTGGCATTCAGCAGGACAGGA GATGTCAGTTCTAAAGGTTGCTTGTATTGCCATCGACGCCATATCAATTCTTGAGAAGATTCACTCCAAAGG CTTTATACATGGTGATGTAAAACCTGAAAACTTTTTGCTTGGTCAGCCTGGATCCGCTCAAGAAAAGAAGCTTTTTCTCATTAATTTTGGTTTAG CATCTAACTGGAAATGGAAAAGAGGATCATCCAGTATGCATGTTCAGTATGATCAGAGGCCAGACATATTTAG GGGAACAATTAGCTATGCTAGCGTCCATGCCCATTTAGGTCGTACGGGCAGTAGGAGGGGTGATTTGGAGTCACTGGCATACACCCTTATATTTTTATTACGAGGAAGCTTGCCATGGCAAGGCTATCAG GGAGATAACAATAGCTTTCTTGTTTGTAAGAAGAAAATGGAGATTTCACCAGAGGTGCTGTGTAGCTTCTGTCCAGCCCCATtcaaacattttcttgagttggttACTACTATGAAATTTGATGAAGAGCCAAACTACCAAAAACTTGTTTCTCTCTTTGATGATTTGATTGTCGGACCTGCTTCAAGACCCATCAGGATCGCTGGAGATCTAGAG GTTGGACATAAACGTGGAAGAATTGCTGCAAATCTTGAAGAAGATGAACAGCCTATGGAAAAAGTTCGGTTGGGGAGCCCTGCAACTCAATGGATTTCGATTTATAGTGCTAGGCAGAACATGAAGCAGCG ATACCACTATAATATAGCTGATTCAAGGCTGCCTCATCACATACAAAATGGTTATGAAGATGGCGTGTTCATTAGTTGTATAGCTTCTTCAAAAAATGTGTGGGCTCTTATCATGGATGCTGGGACCGGCTTTTCTTCTCAAGTTTTCGATCTTTCACAAAATTTCCTACAGAAG GATTGGATTATGGAGCAGTGGGAGAAGAACTTCTACATAACTGCAATAGCTGGAGCAACCAATGGAAGCTCATTGGTTGTGATGTCCAAAG GGACTCCGTACACACAGCAGTCATACAAAGTCAGTGAGTCTTTTCCTTATAAGTGGATTAATAAAAAGTGGAAAGAAGGATTTCATGTAACATGTATGGGTACTGCTGGGAACCGTTGGGGTGTTGTCACGTCGAGGAACACAGACTACTCCTACCAG GTTGTTGAGATAGATTTTGTGTATCCAAGTGAAGGGATCCATCAGCAATACGGCGCCGGTTACAGAATAACCTCATGTGCAGCCACGCCCGACCAAGCCGCTTTTATCATGAGCATAACCAAGGAGTCCAGGACGATACCAGTGGACGAAACTTTTCTAACTTCTGATTTCCCCAGCAAGGCTACAAAG GAACAATGGGCGAAGGACCTATACATCACCTCGATCTGCCATGGGCGAACTGCGTGTTGA